The following proteins come from a genomic window of Coregonus clupeaformis isolate EN_2021a chromosome 2, ASM2061545v1, whole genome shotgun sequence:
- the LOC121586776 gene encoding storkhead-box protein 2 isoform X3 — MSPISQSQFIPLGEVLCLAISAMNSARKPVTQEALTEHLATCFPGVPTPTAEILHHTLSMLVRERKIYPTPEGYFIVTPQTYFITPSLIRTSSKWYHLDERIPDRQQQQHQQQHQQQHQQQHQQQCTSPLSGTITPSTSGCVRDRSHPKNHGDSYNSYRDDPPSHHTTLTRKSPKEHREAYSPHSPHSPHSPHTLTQPQPQPQPTSTEKTRSTLSFPFKSDTLTKHREGGSSGEKQSKKFGLKLFRLSFKKDKTKQLATFSAQFPPEEWPLRDEETPTAVPRDVEIEIIRRINPDLTVENVVRHTAVMKRLEEERAQRSKASSSAQHSARSRRSRGHRKPQGKPSRSHSKTRASRGDPSEGSNLDLAAERDYRAYSSSLARSPRDASFSMERSRARHLAHSNPNIMESHLPVTPEWDVSGELAKRRTEMPFPEPSHGPSHSKVHRSHSHTQERKSRNERSDNKAKERSRSMDNSKGPLGVGLIGPPDYFEHSPDERDRDRSCYYTDDGTLRASASQYSHSRATPPAAKLATPPAAKLTSDPCGPDGGRTLENNKSRDRLTAYDSQKAYSPKHMAEDYIQCNASNEAVLTTPSPLGKPNHDSLPKVKVACPSDRHTPHPTEYKEETTKGQNGVSLPMPCQMPEPLPNGRSVQHHNTNSGSMDRREIFSKDTLFKPPPNTLPSGYGDGSYSRSSTLRKTPVMSSAEVLDSQEHFEQPGPLLAVPRPPSSGPSGMEQAGPCQAGEASFDYYNVSDDDELEDAASAKRAEQEQKSPEGCGGGAGGGGGGGTMQWLLEREKERDLQRRFERNLTFPNPKESDPNNQSQQSAHSARLDSMDSSSVTVDSGFNSPRTRESLASNTSSIVESNRRQNLALSPGHLGIATGNGPPFTFRTIPEPPTTQPEKLQKPSNCLASITSV; from the exons GTGTGCCCACGCCGACAGCAGAGATTCTCCACCACACGCTGAGCATGCTGGTCCGGGAGAGGAAGATCTACCCCACACCAGAGGGTTACTTCATCGTCACACCCCAGACCTACTTCATCACGCCCTCTCTCATCAGGACCAGCTCCAAGTGGTACCACCTGGATGAGAGGATACCTGACCGCCAGCAGcaacaacaccaacaacaacaccaacaacaacaccaacaacaacaccaacaacagtgtacctcccccctctctggaACCATCACCCCTTCCACTTCTGGCTGTGTCAGGGACAGGTCCCATCCTAAGAACCATGGAGACTCCTATAATAGTTACCGTGACGACCCCCCCAGCCACCACACCACCCTCACCAGGAAGTCCCCCAAGGAGCACCGAGAGGCCTactctccccactcccctcactCACCCCACTCCCCTCACACCCTAacacagccccagccccagccccagcctaccTCCACGGAGAAGACCCGGAGCACCCTCAGCTTCCCCTTCAAGTCGGACACCCTGACCAAGCACCGTGAGGGCGGAAGCAGCGGGGAGAAGCAGTCCAAGAAGTTTGGCCTCAAGCTGTTCCGGCTGAGTTTCAAGAAGGACAAGACCAAGCAGCTGGCCACCTTCTCGGCCCAGTTCCCCCCGGAGGAGTGGCCTCTGCGGGACGAGGAGACGCCCACGGCCGTGCCGCGCGACGTGGAGATAGAGATCATCAGACGGATCAACCCGGACCTGACGGTGGAAAACGTGGTGAGACACACGGCCGTGATGAagaggctggaggaggagagggcccAGAGGAGCAAGGCCAGCTCCTCTGCCCAGCACAGCGCACGCAGCAGGAGGAGCCGCGGACACCGCAAGCCCCAAGGTAAGCCGTCGCGCTCCCACAGTAAGACTCGTGCCTCCCGGGGAGACCCCTCTGAGGGATCCAACCTGGACCTGGCGGCTGAGAGGGACTACCGGGCCTACAGCTCCTCCCTGGCACGCTCGCCGCGGGATGCCTCCTTCTCCATGGAGCGCAGCCGTGCCCGACACCTGGCCCACAGCAACCCCAACATCATGGAGTCCCACCTGCCCGTCACCCCGGAGTGGGACGTGTCGGGAGAGCTGGCCAAGAGGAGGACGGAGATGCCCTTCCCCGAGCCCTCGCACGGGCCGTCCCACTCCAAGGTGCACCGCAGCCACAGCCACACGCAGGAGAGGAAGTCACGCAACGAGCGCTCGGATAACAAGGCCAAAGAGCGGTCCCGCTCCATGGACAACTCCAAAGGGCCCCTGGGGGTCGGGCTGATTGGGCCCCCAGACTACTTTGAGCATAGCCCTgatgagagggacagagacaggagctGCTACTATACCGATGACGGGACCTTGAGGGCCTCGGCCTCCCAGTACTCCCACTCGCGTGCCACGCCCCCTGCTGCTAAGTTGGCCACACCCCCTGCTGCTAagttaacctctgacccctgtggGCCCGACGGAGGGAGAACACTTGAAAATAACAAAAGTAGAGACCGTTTAACTGCTTACGACAGTCAGAAGGCTTATTCTCCCAAACACATGGCTGAGGACTATATCCAGTGCAATGCATCCAATGAGGCGGTCCTCACTACCCCTAGCCCCTTAGGAAAACCCAATCACGATAGCTTACCTAAGGTGAAGGTGGCCTGTCCATCCGACAGACATACCCCTCATCCCACAGAGTACAAAGAGGAAACTACAAAGGGACAGAACGGTGTTAGTTTACCCATGCCCTGCCAGATGCCTGAGCCTTTGCCAAATGGCCGTTCAGTACAGCACCACAACACCAACTCTGGTAGCATGGACAGGAGGGAGATCTTCAGCAAAGACACTCTGTTCAAACCTCCGCCCAACACGCTGCCCAGCGGCTACGGGGACGGAAGCTACTCCAGGTCCAGCACGCTGAGGAAGACCCCGGTCATGTCGTCGGCAGAGGTGCTGGACAGCCAGGAGCACTTTGAGCAGCCGGGCCCCCTGCTAGCTGTACCCCGGCCCCCCTCCTCTGGCCCCTCGGGGATGGAGCAGGCTGGCCCGTGCCAGGCCGGGGAAGCCTCCTTCGACTACTACAATGTGTCTGATGACGACGAGTTGGAGGACGCTGCCTCAGCCAAGCGGGCAGAGCAGGAGCAGAAGTCCCCAGAGGGCTGTGGTGGGGgagcagggggagggggaggggggggtaccATGCAGTGGCTgctggagagggagaaggagagggacctCCAGCGCAGGTTTGAGAGGAACCTGACCTTCCCCAACCCCAAGGAGAGTGACCCCAACAACCAGAGCCAACAGTCAGCCCACTCAGCCAGGCTGGACAGCATGGACAGCAGTAGTGTTACAGTGGACAGTGGATTTAACTCTCCACG CACACGAGAGAGTCTGGCCTCAAACACCTCCAGCATCGTGGAGAGCAACAGACGTCAGAACCTGGCTCTGAGTCCCGGACACCTGGGAATCGCCACGGGCAACGGTCCACCTTTCACCTTCCGGACCATTCCAGAGCCACCTACCACCCAACCCGAGAAACTCCAGAAACCCTCAAACTGTTTGGCCTCCATCACCAGTGTGTGA